One Pontibacter deserti genomic region harbors:
- a CDS encoding T9SS type A sorting domain-containing protein yields MKTFTKLLFISTLIGSHLFGVTAMAENTVKSEAVEGVLPTSKGGTTLWKMKQEKQGGLVVSAHNARPVFVSSDADHTCSQIYAAAVAPSFHVEVPKADKSLYASVVLASFMPGRDVKTIPTINAYPNPSRGYTRLTLSQSGGDNNYKIRISNTIGRVIFTKDLAATEAKEITLDMSPYPSGVYFYSLLVNDKTVETKRLVLQK; encoded by the coding sequence ATGAAGACTTTTACTAAACTTTTATTTATATCCACACTTATAGGTTCACATCTGTTTGGCGTAACAGCCATGGCAGAGAATACTGTAAAGAGTGAAGCTGTTGAAGGTGTTTTGCCTACCTCTAAAGGTGGTACCACGCTTTGGAAGATGAAGCAGGAAAAGCAAGGCGGATTAGTTGTTTCTGCTCATAATGCACGCCCTGTGTTTGTATCCAGTGATGCAGATCATACTTGTTCGCAGATTTATGCGGCTGCCGTAGCGCCATCTTTTCATGTGGAAGTGCCTAAAGCGGATAAAAGTCTTTATGCATCTGTTGTTCTGGCGTCGTTTATGCCGGGCCGTGATGTAAAGACTATACCTACGATCAATGCCTATCCGAACCCATCGAGAGGGTATACCCGCTTAACGCTTTCACAATCTGGCGGCGATAACAACTATAAGATAAGGATATCGAATACAATCGGGCGGGTGATCTTTACAAAAGACCTGGCTGCCACTGAAGCAAAAGAAATTACGCTGGATATGAGTCCATATCCGTCAGGAGTATACTTTTATAGTTTGCTGGTAAATGATAAGACTGTAGAAACCAAGCGACTAGTACTTCAGAAATAA
- the ftsH gene encoding ATP-dependent zinc metalloprotease FtsH translates to MAEKNNKGNNNKKKKPLIPTTPPRPTMQLWMLAVLILVIFGLTYLNRSNSSVETSQQDFEEMVLSGDVSKVTIVNNKTVEVYLKDEALQNDKYKQELSDRGSLTIDKGPQYHFQIISTEIFDEDLDELQKDIPREQQIPVYPEERTGFMDFFATWGFLILLLFGFWFLMRRVTAGGSGGQIFNIGKSKAALFDAENKVKITFKDVAGLEEAKEEVQEIVEFLKNPSKFTVLGGKIPKGALLVGPPGTGKTLLAKAVAGEADVPFFSLSGSDFVEMFVGVGAARVRDLFKQAKAKAPCIIFIDEIDAIGRHRSRGQVPGGNDERENTLNSLLVEMDGFATDSGVIILAATNRPDTLDSALLRPGRFDRQISIDKPDIVGRTEIFKVHLGPLTLAPDVDAKKLAAQTPGFAGAEIANVCNEAALIAARRNKKAVDQQDFNDAVDRVIGGLEKKNKIISPEEKKIVAYHEAGHAIAGWFLEHADPLVKVSIVPRGVAALGYAQYLPKEQFLYTTEQLIDEMCMALGGRAAEEIVFGKISTGALSDLERITKMAYSIVTMYGMNAKIGNVSFYDSKQSDMAFNKPYSEATAETIDNEVRAIIESAYQRTIQLLTEKRDKLEIIAQELLEKEILFQSDLERLVGPRPFEALTTYQAHTAGTDRSQTKSEVEQTHPVEFGNTEHPEQQEGQVPGTPLENGNGHSTAEQEDNINTRTA, encoded by the coding sequence ATGGCAGAAAAAAATAATAAAGGCAATAATAACAAAAAGAAGAAGCCTCTGATCCCTACTACACCGCCGCGCCCTACCATGCAATTGTGGATGCTGGCCGTGCTGATTCTGGTGATCTTCGGGCTAACCTACCTTAACAGAAGCAATTCCTCGGTAGAGACCTCACAGCAGGACTTTGAAGAAATGGTTCTAAGTGGCGATGTTAGTAAAGTAACCATCGTTAACAACAAAACAGTAGAAGTATACCTTAAAGATGAGGCCCTGCAGAACGACAAGTATAAGCAGGAGCTTTCTGACCGTGGTTCTTTAACTATAGACAAAGGACCGCAGTACCACTTCCAGATCATTTCAACTGAAATATTTGACGAAGACCTGGATGAGTTACAGAAGGATATACCACGTGAGCAGCAAATTCCGGTTTATCCTGAAGAGCGTACCGGCTTCATGGACTTTTTTGCTACATGGGGCTTCCTGATCCTGTTACTTTTCGGTTTCTGGTTCCTGATGCGCCGTGTTACAGCAGGCGGCTCAGGCGGACAGATATTTAATATCGGTAAATCTAAAGCAGCGCTGTTTGATGCAGAGAACAAGGTAAAGATCACATTTAAAGATGTGGCTGGCCTTGAAGAAGCGAAAGAAGAAGTACAGGAGATCGTTGAATTCCTGAAGAACCCTTCTAAGTTTACTGTATTAGGTGGTAAGATACCAAAAGGTGCATTGCTGGTTGGCCCTCCGGGTACTGGTAAAACTTTATTAGCAAAAGCCGTTGCCGGCGAAGCTGATGTTCCGTTCTTCTCTCTGTCTGGTTCTGACTTTGTGGAGATGTTCGTGGGTGTGGGTGCTGCCCGTGTGCGTGACCTTTTCAAACAAGCTAAAGCAAAAGCGCCTTGTATCATCTTTATAGATGAAATTGATGCGATTGGCCGTCACCGTAGCCGTGGACAGGTGCCTGGTGGTAACGATGAGCGCGAGAATACGCTGAACTCCCTGCTTGTGGAGATGGATGGTTTCGCAACTGACTCAGGTGTAATTATACTTGCAGCAACCAACCGACCTGATACACTAGATTCTGCCCTGCTTCGTCCGGGCCGTTTCGACCGCCAGATAAGTATAGACAAGCCGGATATAGTTGGCCGTACCGAAATATTTAAAGTACACCTTGGCCCACTTACCCTGGCACCAGATGTGGATGCTAAGAAACTGGCAGCCCAGACACCAGGCTTTGCTGGTGCCGAGATAGCTAACGTATGTAACGAAGCTGCCCTGATAGCTGCTCGCCGTAACAAAAAGGCTGTAGATCAGCAGGATTTTAACGACGCTGTAGACCGTGTGATTGGTGGTCTGGAGAAGAAAAACAAGATCATCTCTCCAGAAGAGAAGAAAATTGTAGCTTACCACGAGGCTGGTCACGCTATCGCAGGCTGGTTCCTGGAGCACGCCGATCCGTTGGTAAAAGTAAGTATAGTTCCGCGTGGTGTGGCTGCGCTGGGTTATGCACAATACTTACCAAAAGAGCAGTTCCTGTATACTACTGAGCAGTTGATCGACGAGATGTGCATGGCACTTGGTGGCCGTGCTGCTGAAGAGATCGTGTTTGGCAAAATTTCTACAGGCGCGCTAAGTGACCTGGAGCGTATTACTAAAATGGCGTACAGCATTGTAACCATGTATGGCATGAACGCTAAAATCGGTAATGTTTCGTTCTACGATTCAAAGCAGTCTGATATGGCATTTAACAAACCTTATTCAGAAGCTACCGCCGAAACCATAGATAACGAAGTACGCGCTATTATCGAATCAGCTTACCAGCGCACGATACAATTGCTGACGGAGAAGAGAGACAAGCTTGAAATAATAGCCCAGGAGCTTCTGGAGAAAGAGATTCTTTTCCAAAGCGATCTGGAACGTTTAGTTGGACCTCGTCCGTTTGAAGCACTTACTACGTATCAGGCACATACAGCAGGTACAGACAGAAGCCAGACCAAAAGCGAAGTTGAGCAAACACATCCGGTTGAATTTGGAAACACTGAGCATCCTGAACAGCAGGAAGGACAGGTACCAGGCACTCCGTTAGAAAATGGAAATGGCCATTCTACTGCTGAACAAGAAGATAATATCAATACAAGAAC
- a CDS encoding biotin--[acetyl-CoA-carboxylase] ligase, translating into MLPNTLFIGQQLHYLPVCESTNSEAQQLLNKNKATEGCTVLTSEQTKGRGQRGNNWEAEPGKNVTLSVILSPVFLPVRQQFYLNMAISLAVLDLLREQGAAEAQVKWPNDLYVKDKKLGGILIENTINSHSLQHSIVGIGLNINQLGFGIDTATSLAFVTGTELNLEHVTARLLELLEKRYLELRNGKLAKLKYEYLQALYRYQEQHQFIVDGKRISGNIIGIDEDGRLGVDIAGELRFFSFKEITYII; encoded by the coding sequence ATGTTGCCTAATACGCTGTTTATAGGCCAGCAGCTACACTATCTGCCGGTTTGTGAATCTACTAACTCAGAGGCCCAACAGCTTCTTAACAAAAATAAAGCCACAGAAGGGTGTACGGTACTAACATCAGAACAAACAAAAGGACGCGGGCAGCGGGGCAATAATTGGGAAGCTGAACCCGGTAAAAACGTTACGCTCTCTGTTATTCTGTCACCTGTTTTCCTTCCTGTCAGGCAGCAGTTTTACCTGAATATGGCCATATCGCTGGCGGTGCTTGACTTACTGCGCGAACAAGGTGCTGCCGAAGCTCAGGTTAAATGGCCTAACGACCTGTATGTTAAAGATAAAAAGCTTGGCGGGATTTTAATCGAAAATACCATAAACAGTCATTCTTTACAACACAGTATCGTAGGGATTGGTTTAAATATAAATCAATTGGGTTTCGGGATAGATACCGCTACTTCCTTAGCTTTTGTTACAGGCACAGAACTTAACCTGGAGCATGTAACTGCCCGATTGCTGGAGCTACTGGAAAAACGTTATCTTGAGCTACGTAACGGCAAGCTTGCAAAGCTAAAATACGAGTACCTGCAGGCGCTCTACCGTTATCAGGAACAACACCAGTTTATAGTTGATGGCAAACGCATATCAGGAAATATAATTGGTATTGACGAAGATGGAAGATTAGGTGTGGACATAGCGGGTGAATTACGGTTTTTTAGCTTTAAAGAGATTACTTATATTATTTGA
- the rsfS gene encoding ribosome silencing factor, translated as MKDSKIEANSDILAELVVKGMQEKKATDIVVMNLKSLKNAVSDYFIIASANSDTQLDAIANAIEEEVFKATKQNPWQSEGRTNKEWVLLDYVDVVAHIFLKDKREFYALEELWGDARIQHVESV; from the coding sequence ATGAAAGATAGTAAGATTGAGGCTAATTCAGACATATTGGCAGAACTTGTAGTAAAAGGTATGCAGGAGAAAAAGGCTACCGATATTGTCGTAATGAACCTTAAATCACTTAAGAACGCCGTTTCAGACTACTTTATCATAGCATCCGCAAACTCTGATACACAACTAGACGCTATTGCCAATGCAATAGAAGAGGAGGTATTTAAAGCAACAAAACAAAATCCGTGGCAGAGCGAAGGCCGAACAAATAAAGAGTGGGTACTGCTTGACTACGTAGATGTAGTTGCACACATTTTCCTGAAAGATAAGCGCGAGTTCTACGCGTTGGAAGAACTATGGGGTGATGCCCGTATTCAGCATGTAGAATCAGTTTAA
- a CDS encoding T9SS type A sorting domain-containing protein, whose product MKSYIIILLMIFVALQTAVAQGNPQPAGCSITDGCLTYKLNGATQHDDDTYILSYTITVNCATRLEYIAFQLPEGADADEPSSYFASQNDFNVQDGKKGGDKIETSYNAIQFTAKNQTNISNGASYTFEYPISVTNYNALSNIQVQAKVEGASPSQISFDHKTCAPLAATPGPRPMPDCRVDLGTAVFGFLEATENGDGTTTVSFMVQNNMAEDVESFAIEVPGAPETVTAVTDNNGGAYHLNYKFKATYEAGIMTFSAQNTKDYADGAMEVFIINMPSDAYAANQDFTLSLAAGGTTVTTGLNTVTCEDGGITPLPVELLSFEGKATQSGIELEWETASESNNDHFEIERSSDGKNFASIGIVDGAGNSNTKRSYNYLDDVNYNGMYYYRLRQVDFDGEKTFSNVIAVQLKATPDSGQMAVYPNPAPGNIITVSVSGTGADINGGTLQIVDMSGKVRHAYQVAAGSRKVEVSLPELRLQKGMYFVNLLQGNSKQTQKLIVQ is encoded by the coding sequence ATGAAATCCTATATTATTATTTTGCTTATGATTTTCGTGGCGCTGCAAACAGCCGTAGCCCAGGGAAATCCGCAACCTGCCGGATGCAGCATCACAGACGGTTGCCTTACTTACAAACTCAACGGTGCCACACAACACGACGACGACACTTACATCTTATCTTATACAATTACAGTAAACTGCGCCACCCGATTAGAATACATTGCTTTTCAGTTGCCGGAAGGTGCTGATGCAGATGAACCCTCCAGCTATTTCGCCTCACAAAATGATTTTAATGTCCAGGATGGTAAAAAAGGAGGCGACAAGATAGAGACCAGTTACAATGCCATACAGTTTACTGCAAAGAACCAGACCAACATCAGCAATGGAGCAAGCTATACTTTCGAATACCCGATCTCAGTTACTAACTACAATGCTTTAAGCAACATACAGGTACAGGCCAAAGTGGAGGGTGCTTCGCCAAGCCAGATATCTTTTGACCACAAAACCTGCGCTCCTTTGGCTGCAACGCCAGGTCCGCGCCCTATGCCGGACTGTAGAGTAGACTTAGGCACTGCAGTTTTCGGGTTTTTAGAAGCTACTGAAAATGGTGACGGCACTACAACTGTCAGTTTTATGGTACAGAACAACATGGCTGAGGATGTAGAATCTTTTGCAATAGAAGTACCAGGTGCACCAGAAACAGTAACAGCCGTAACCGATAACAATGGCGGAGCTTATCACTTAAATTACAAGTTTAAAGCTACTTACGAGGCTGGCATCATGACTTTCTCAGCACAAAACACGAAAGACTATGCCGATGGCGCTATGGAAGTATTCATAATTAATATGCCATCAGATGCTTATGCAGCAAACCAGGACTTTACACTTTCTCTCGCTGCAGGTGGTACTACTGTTACAACGGGCTTAAATACAGTAACCTGCGAAGACGGCGGCATTACCCCACTGCCTGTAGAACTGTTATCATTTGAAGGAAAAGCAACTCAAAGCGGTATTGAACTGGAGTGGGAAACAGCTTCTGAAAGCAACAACGACCATTTTGAGATTGAACGCAGCTCTGATGGCAAAAACTTTGCAAGTATAGGTATAGTAGATGGTGCAGGCAATTCTAACACAAAACGCAGCTACAACTACCTGGATGATGTAAACTACAATGGCATGTATTATTACCGCCTTCGTCAGGTTGATTTTGACGGGGAGAAAACCTTCAGCAATGTAATAGCTGTTCAGTTAAAAGCGACACCAGACAGTGGTCAGATGGCAGTTTATCCTAACCCGGCTCCGGGCAATATAATTACTGTTTCGGTTTCAGGTACAGGAGCAGACATTAATGGTGGCACGCTGCAAATAGTAGATATGAGCGGAAAAGTAAGGCATGCGTACCAGGTAGCTGCCGGCAGCCGCAAGGTAGAGGTATCGCTTCCGGAGCTCCGTTTGCAAAAAGGTATGTACTTTGTTAATTTATTGCAGGGCAACAGCAAACAAACTCAGAAACTTATAGTACAATAA
- a CDS encoding glycosyltransferase family 117 protein — translation MTDYRKINNLVGWVVFFIATVVYVLTLEPTASFWDAGEFIACSYKLLVPHPPGAPFYLLVGRIFSMFAGDPSQVAWWVNLLSALCSSFTVLFLFWTITIFAKKLLIKEGEAPTPGNILLVMGAGVVGALAYTFSDSAWFSAVEAEVYAMSSFFTAIVFWAILRWEAKVGEAHSDKWLVLIAYLVGLSIGAHLLNLVTIPALAFIYYYRLYKPTLTGGIIAFAISAVIVVTILWGIIPGLPSIAGAVEVFFVNSLGLPFGSGLVIFVLLVVGAIAYGIMFSIKRNMRVLNTALLSLVFVLIGYSSYMIIPIRSSYDPTIDENDPDDIMSVVSYLKREQYGDRPLLYGPQYNAQPVGQEEGAMRYVKGKDKYVEAGRKIEPVYDDKDLTLLPRIYSDAPQHIDEYKKWVDLREGQMPTFGQNLSFMFRYQLGHMYWRYFLWNFVGRESDVQNAGVVWFTGDEPGLPQQVVNSKARNNFFALPLIIGILGLIWQVRKDEKNAFVVGLLFVFTGLAIALYLNQPPTEPRERDYTFAGSYYAFSIWIGLGVIAVAGLLEKVLRNDRARAAVATLVCLLVPGIMAAEGWDDHDRSKRYQSVDSARNLLDSVAPNGILFTNGDNDTFPLWYAQEVEGYRTDVRVAVLSYLNTDWYVEQMMRPAYKSAPWPLTLGIENYRQGTNDYLPYDEKPQVAAGIDLRQFVSLVKQNHPALQVQYGAGTTLMTFPTKTFVLDVDKEKVKQMNFIPDEKEGEIVDQMKWVVNKGMLEKKHLVMLDLLATNNWERPVYFSTTVNSADFIGLSEYFQLDGLAYRIVPVKTQNSDMPGYLNKEVMYNNLMKEFEFRNFDDPSIFYDENYYRFTANARDKFGKLAAAYLAEGNKARAKELVDYCFKVMPLETVPYDFHTPQFITIYAALGEEQKAKELLDGMTNKSREALNYYLSKGALFDMEIQSNLYVMQQLVMAAQNLGMQERAAELEQQFTQYLQGMRR, via the coding sequence ATGACAGACTATCGAAAGATAAATAACCTTGTAGGTTGGGTCGTATTCTTTATAGCGACCGTTGTGTATGTGCTAACCCTGGAGCCAACAGCCAGTTTCTGGGATGCCGGTGAATTTATCGCCTGCTCTTACAAACTGTTGGTGCCGCACCCTCCGGGAGCTCCGTTTTACTTGTTGGTTGGCCGCATCTTCTCTATGTTTGCCGGCGATCCGTCGCAGGTGGCGTGGTGGGTTAACCTGCTTTCTGCCCTATGTAGTTCTTTTACTGTTCTGTTCCTGTTCTGGACAATAACCATATTCGCTAAAAAGCTCCTTATAAAAGAGGGCGAAGCTCCAACTCCGGGCAATATTCTGCTGGTAATGGGTGCTGGCGTGGTAGGTGCCTTAGCCTATACTTTCTCTGATTCTGCCTGGTTCTCAGCTGTAGAAGCCGAAGTATACGCTATGTCATCTTTCTTTACGGCTATTGTATTCTGGGCCATTCTTCGCTGGGAGGCTAAAGTAGGTGAAGCGCATTCTGATAAATGGCTTGTGCTGATCGCGTACCTGGTGGGCCTTTCAATAGGAGCTCACTTGCTAAACCTGGTAACTATACCTGCGCTTGCATTTATCTACTACTATCGCTTGTATAAACCAACCTTAACGGGGGGGATTATTGCCTTTGCCATTAGTGCGGTTATAGTTGTAACTATACTTTGGGGTATTATACCTGGCCTGCCATCTATTGCTGGAGCCGTGGAAGTGTTCTTTGTTAACTCACTTGGTTTACCATTTGGCTCAGGGCTGGTAATTTTCGTGCTGCTGGTAGTGGGTGCTATTGCCTACGGCATTATGTTCTCCATTAAACGCAACATGCGTGTGTTGAACACTGCTTTGCTTAGCCTGGTGTTTGTGCTGATTGGTTACTCTTCTTACATGATCATCCCTATTCGCTCCTCTTATGACCCAACTATAGACGAGAACGACCCGGATGATATTATGAGCGTGGTATCTTACCTGAAGCGTGAGCAATATGGCGACCGACCTTTGCTTTACGGGCCACAGTATAATGCACAGCCAGTTGGCCAGGAAGAAGGTGCTATGCGCTATGTAAAAGGCAAAGATAAGTATGTAGAGGCCGGTAGAAAGATTGAGCCTGTTTACGATGATAAAGACCTGACACTGCTGCCACGTATTTACAGCGATGCACCGCAGCATATAGACGAATATAAAAAATGGGTAGACCTGCGTGAGGGCCAGATGCCTACGTTTGGGCAGAACCTGAGCTTTATGTTCCGTTACCAGTTAGGGCATATGTACTGGCGCTACTTCCTGTGGAATTTTGTGGGCCGCGAAAGCGATGTACAGAATGCAGGTGTTGTATGGTTTACCGGTGATGAGCCTGGTCTGCCACAACAGGTTGTCAACAGCAAAGCTCGTAACAACTTCTTCGCACTGCCGCTTATTATAGGTATACTTGGTTTGATATGGCAGGTGCGTAAAGATGAAAAGAATGCCTTTGTAGTTGGGTTGCTGTTTGTTTTTACAGGCTTAGCTATTGCACTGTACCTGAACCAGCCACCAACTGAGCCACGTGAGCGTGATTATACTTTTGCAGGTTCTTACTACGCCTTCAGTATCTGGATAGGCCTTGGAGTTATAGCTGTAGCAGGGCTGTTGGAAAAAGTGCTTCGCAACGACCGTGCCCGTGCTGCAGTCGCAACCCTTGTTTGTTTGCTAGTACCGGGTATTATGGCTGCTGAAGGCTGGGATGATCATGACCGTTCAAAGCGTTACCAGTCAGTAGACTCTGCCCGTAACCTGTTGGATTCAGTTGCTCCGAATGGTATACTTTTCACGAACGGTGATAACGATACATTCCCGCTGTGGTATGCACAGGAAGTGGAAGGGTACCGTACCGATGTGCGTGTAGCTGTACTTAGTTACCTGAACACTGACTGGTATGTAGAGCAAATGATGCGTCCAGCATACAAATCAGCACCTTGGCCATTAACACTCGGTATAGAGAACTACCGCCAGGGCACGAACGATTATCTGCCATATGATGAAAAACCGCAAGTAGCTGCAGGTATAGATCTTCGTCAATTCGTTTCGCTGGTAAAGCAAAACCATCCGGCACTACAGGTACAATATGGTGCAGGTACTACTTTAATGACTTTCCCGACCAAAACATTTGTGCTGGATGTAGACAAGGAGAAGGTAAAGCAAATGAACTTTATACCTGACGAGAAGGAAGGTGAGATTGTGGACCAGATGAAGTGGGTGGTAAATAAAGGAATGCTGGAGAAAAAGCACCTGGTAATGCTAGACCTGCTTGCTACCAACAACTGGGAAAGACCTGTATATTTCTCTACTACTGTTAACAGTGCAGATTTTATCGGGTTATCAGAATACTTTCAGCTGGATGGTTTAGCTTACCGTATAGTTCCGGTTAAAACACAGAACTCAGATATGCCTGGCTACCTGAACAAGGAGGTGATGTATAACAACCTGATGAAGGAGTTTGAGTTCCGTAATTTCGATGATCCGAGTATCTTCTACGATGAGAACTACTACCGCTTTACTGCAAACGCCCGCGATAAATTTGGCAAACTGGCAGCGGCCTATCTGGCAGAGGGTAATAAAGCCCGTGCTAAAGAACTGGTAGACTACTGCTTTAAAGTAATGCCGCTTGAAACTGTACCTTATGATTTCCATACGCCACAGTTCATTACTATTTATGCTGCGTTAGGCGAAGAGCAGAAAGCAAAAGAATTGCTGGATGGCATGACCAATAAATCGCGCGAAGCACTGAATTATTACTTGTCAAAAGGCGCTTTGTTTGATATGGAAATCCAGAGTAATCTGTATGTAATGCAACAGCTGGTAATGGCAGCTCAAAACCTTGGTATGCAGGAACGTGCAGCCGAACTGGAGCAACAGTTTACGCAGTATTTACAAGGCATGCGTCGTTAA